A single window of Nitrospira sp. DNA harbors:
- a CDS encoding formate/nitrite transporter family protein, which yields MHHADHERIAGVAKKKVGFLDTSLGGYLVLSAMAGIYLGFGIALIFSLGAPLAAAGSPVVKLVMGASFGIALTLVIFAGSELFTGNNMIGAIGGLSRSVTWGQVFQLNFWSWFGNLIGSLALAWLVVESGVFAKGPTADMIQKVAGVKMSLGPWELFVRGILCNWLICLAVWTAGRTTNDAAKIMLIFWCLFAFIGIGFEHSIANQSFLGMALFMPHEAAVSWAGFWYNQLFVVLGNIVGGGMFVGGLYWLVSPYRVEAAESVTVPVPAVSVPAGS from the coding sequence ATGCATCACGCGGATCATGAACGGATCGCAGGGGTGGCAAAGAAGAAGGTGGGGTTTCTTGATACATCATTGGGTGGGTACCTTGTGTTGTCGGCAATGGCCGGCATCTATCTGGGATTCGGCATCGCCCTGATCTTCAGTCTGGGCGCGCCGCTCGCGGCGGCTGGATCGCCGGTGGTCAAGCTGGTGATGGGCGCCTCGTTCGGTATCGCTCTGACGCTGGTGATTTTCGCCGGGTCGGAACTGTTCACCGGGAACAATATGATTGGAGCGATCGGCGGGCTCTCGCGTAGCGTGACGTGGGGCCAAGTTTTCCAGCTCAACTTCTGGTCCTGGTTCGGGAACCTGATCGGATCGTTGGCGCTGGCCTGGCTCGTGGTGGAGTCCGGCGTCTTTGCCAAGGGGCCGACGGCCGACATGATTCAAAAAGTGGCCGGGGTGAAGATGTCCTTGGGGCCGTGGGAGTTGTTCGTGCGCGGCATCTTGTGTAACTGGCTCATCTGTCTGGCGGTCTGGACGGCGGGGCGGACGACCAATGACGCGGCGAAGATCATGCTGATTTTCTGGTGTCTGTTTGCTTTCATCGGGATCGGGTTTGAACACAGCATCGCCAACCAATCGTTCCTGGGTATGGCGCTTTTCATGCCGCACGAGGCCGCCGTGAGCTGGGCGGGGTTTTGGTACAACCAACTCTTTGTGGTGCTGGGCAATATTGTCGGCGGAGGGATGTTCGTCGGCGGACTCTATTGGCTCGTGAGTCCCTATCGTGTCGAAGCAGCGGAATCAGTCACCGTCCCGGTACCGGCCGTGTCGGTGCCGGCAGGATCGTAG
- the cynS gene encoding cyanase, which translates to MSKDEIRKAIKEKRVAKKVTIAEVAKVVGKNPTFVAAALNGNHKFTADEAKKVGDLIGLDAELTASLSKFPVRTDFPNTTDPFKYRLLEIIGVYGDSLREQANEMFGDGIMSAIDYTMEMEKVTGSQGEARCKITLNGKWLEYKTF; encoded by the coding sequence ATGTCGAAAGATGAAATTCGGAAGGCCATCAAGGAGAAGCGGGTCGCCAAGAAAGTGACCATTGCCGAGGTTGCGAAGGTTGTGGGGAAAAATCCCACCTTTGTTGCCGCCGCGTTGAACGGCAATCATAAGTTCACGGCTGATGAAGCCAAGAAGGTCGGTGACTTGATCGGCCTGGATGCCGAGTTGACTGCGTCGCTCAGCAAGTTTCCGGTACGCACGGATTTCCCCAATACCACAGACCCCTTCAAGTACCGCCTGTTGGAGATTATCGGAGTCTACGGGGATTCGTTGCGTGAACAAGCGAATGAAATGTTCGGCGACGGGATCATGAGCGCGATCGATTATACGATGGAGATGGAAAAGGTGACGGGCAGTCAGGGCGAGGCCCGCTGCAAGATTACGTTGAACGGGAAGTGGCTCGAGTATAAGACGTTCTAG